One genomic window of Quercus robur chromosome 6, dhQueRobu3.1, whole genome shotgun sequence includes the following:
- the LOC126732521 gene encoding sugar transporter ERD6-like 6 isoform X2, which translates to MSFRDESEELKKPFLHTGSWYRMGSRQSSIMGSSAQMIRDGSISVLFCVLIVALGPIQFGFTCGYSSPTQADIVKDLKLSVSEFSVFGSLSNVGAMIGAIASGQISEYIGRKGSLMIAAIPNIIGWLAISFAKDVSFLYMGRLLEGFGVGIISYTVPVYIAEISPQNMRGSLGSVNQLAVTTGIMLAYLLGLFVNWRMLAVLGILPCTILIPGLFFIPESPRWLAKMGMTEEFEASLQVLRGFDTDISIEVNEIKRSVASTSKRTTIRFSDLKRKRYWFPLTIGIGLLVLQQLSGINGVFFYSSNIFESAGLSSSNVATLGLGVIQVLATGITTWLVDKAGRKLLLIISSTGMTLSLLLVAIAFYLEDLVSEDSSIFGILSLVGLVALVISFSLGVGAIPWLIMSEILPLNIKGLAGSIATLANWL; encoded by the exons ATGAGTTTCAGGGACGAATCTGAGGAGCTGAAGAAGCCGTTCCTCCACACGGGGAGCTGGTACCGAATGGGGTCCAGGCAGTCCAGCATCATGGGCTCCTCCGCCCAAATGATTCGCGACGGCTCCATCTCCGTCCTCTTCTGTGTCCTCATCGTCGCCCTCGGCCCCATCCAATTCGGATTCACC TGTGGGTATTCTTCTCCTACGCAAGCAGATATAGTCAAGGACTTGAAACTCTCAGTCTCAGAG ttctCTGTATTTGGTTCATTGTCAAATGTGGGTGCCATGATTGGGGCAATTGCAAGTGGTCAAATTTCAGAGTACATTGGGCGTAAAGGG TCACTTATGATTGCCGCAATCCCTAATATAATCGGATGGCTAGCAATATCCTTTGCCAAA GATGTGTCGTTTTTATACATGGGAAGGTTGTTGGAAGGATTTGGCGTCGGTATTATATCTTACACG GTACCAGTATATATAGCTGAGATATCACCACAAAACATGAGGGGATCCCTTGGGTCTGTTAACCAG CTCGCGGTGACTACTGGAATAATGCTGGCTTATCTATTGGGTCTGTTTGTCAACTGGAGGATGCTTGCAGTTTTAG GAATTTTGCCATGTACAATATTGATTCCTGGCTTATTTTTCATACCAGAATCTCCTCGGTGGCTG GCCAAAATGGGGATGACCGAAGAATTTGAAGCCTCATTGCAAGTTTTACGGGGGTTTGATACAGACATTTCTATTGAAGTGAATGAAATCAAG AGATCTGTAGCATCAACAAGCAAAAGAACCACAATCCGGTTTTCAGAtctcaagagaaagagatactGGTTTCCTTTAACG ATAGGAATTGGATTACTTGTGCTACAGCAACTCAGTGGTATCAATGGCGTTTTTTTCTATTCAAGTAACATCTTTGAAAGTGCTG GGCTATCATCAAGTAATGTTGCAACTCTTGGACTTGGGGTTATTCAG GTTCTTGCTACTGGGATCACAACTTGGTTGGTGGACAAAGCTGGCCGCAAGCTGCTTCTTATT ATATCATCCACTGGAATGACTCTAAGCCTTCTCCTTGTTGCAATTGCATTTTATCTAGAG GACCTTGTATCAGAAGATTCTAGCATTTTTGGGATACTGTCACTCGTAGGGCTTGTG GCTTTGGTGATTTCATTCTCTCTGGGGGTTGGAGCTATTCCTTGGCTTATAATGTCTGAG
- the LOC126732521 gene encoding sugar transporter ERD6-like 6 isoform X1, with protein MSFRDESEELKKPFLHTGSWYRMGSRQSSIMGSSAQMIRDGSISVLFCVLIVALGPIQFGFTCGYSSPTQADIVKDLKLSVSEFSVFGSLSNVGAMIGAIASGQISEYIGRKGSLMIAAIPNIIGWLAISFAKDVSFLYMGRLLEGFGVGIISYTVPVYIAEISPQNMRGSLGSVNQLAVTTGIMLAYLLGLFVNWRMLAVLGILPCTILIPGLFFIPESPRWLAKMGMTEEFEASLQVLRGFDTDISIEVNEIKRSVASTSKRTTIRFSDLKRKRYWFPLTIGIGLLVLQQLSGINGVFFYSSNIFESAGLSSSNVATLGLGVIQVLATGITTWLVDKAGRKLLLIISSTGMTLSLLLVAIAFYLEDLVSEDSSIFGILSLVGLVALVISFSLGVGAIPWLIMSEILPVNIKGLAGSIATLANWLTSWVITMTANLLLTWSSGGTFTIYTLVSAFTVVFVSLWVPETKGRTLEEIQSSFR; from the exons ATGAGTTTCAGGGACGAATCTGAGGAGCTGAAGAAGCCGTTCCTCCACACGGGGAGCTGGTACCGAATGGGGTCCAGGCAGTCCAGCATCATGGGCTCCTCCGCCCAAATGATTCGCGACGGCTCCATCTCCGTCCTCTTCTGTGTCCTCATCGTCGCCCTCGGCCCCATCCAATTCGGATTCACC TGTGGGTATTCTTCTCCTACGCAAGCAGATATAGTCAAGGACTTGAAACTCTCAGTCTCAGAG ttctCTGTATTTGGTTCATTGTCAAATGTGGGTGCCATGATTGGGGCAATTGCAAGTGGTCAAATTTCAGAGTACATTGGGCGTAAAGGG TCACTTATGATTGCCGCAATCCCTAATATAATCGGATGGCTAGCAATATCCTTTGCCAAA GATGTGTCGTTTTTATACATGGGAAGGTTGTTGGAAGGATTTGGCGTCGGTATTATATCTTACACG GTACCAGTATATATAGCTGAGATATCACCACAAAACATGAGGGGATCCCTTGGGTCTGTTAACCAG CTCGCGGTGACTACTGGAATAATGCTGGCTTATCTATTGGGTCTGTTTGTCAACTGGAGGATGCTTGCAGTTTTAG GAATTTTGCCATGTACAATATTGATTCCTGGCTTATTTTTCATACCAGAATCTCCTCGGTGGCTG GCCAAAATGGGGATGACCGAAGAATTTGAAGCCTCATTGCAAGTTTTACGGGGGTTTGATACAGACATTTCTATTGAAGTGAATGAAATCAAG AGATCTGTAGCATCAACAAGCAAAAGAACCACAATCCGGTTTTCAGAtctcaagagaaagagatactGGTTTCCTTTAACG ATAGGAATTGGATTACTTGTGCTACAGCAACTCAGTGGTATCAATGGCGTTTTTTTCTATTCAAGTAACATCTTTGAAAGTGCTG GGCTATCATCAAGTAATGTTGCAACTCTTGGACTTGGGGTTATTCAG GTTCTTGCTACTGGGATCACAACTTGGTTGGTGGACAAAGCTGGCCGCAAGCTGCTTCTTATT ATATCATCCACTGGAATGACTCTAAGCCTTCTCCTTGTTGCAATTGCATTTTATCTAGAG GACCTTGTATCAGAAGATTCTAGCATTTTTGGGATACTGTCACTCGTAGGGCTTGTG GCTTTGGTGATTTCATTCTCTCTGGGGGTTGGAGCTATTCCTTGGCTTATAATGTCTGAG ATACTTCCCGTGAACATTAAGGGCCTTGCTGGCAGCATAGCAACATTGGCAAATTGGCTAACATCTTGGGTGATCACAATGACTGCAAACTTACTCTTGACTTGGAGTAGTGGAG GTACCTTCACGATTTACACATTGGTTTCTGCTTTTACTGTTGTCTTTGTGTCACTTTGGGTTCCTGAGACTAAAGGAAGAACTCTGGAAGAGATTCAGTCGTCGTTTAGATGA
- the LOC126732521 gene encoding sugar transporter ERD6-like 6 isoform X3, with the protein MIGAIASGQISEYIGRKGSLMIAAIPNIIGWLAISFAKDVSFLYMGRLLEGFGVGIISYTVPVYIAEISPQNMRGSLGSVNQLAVTTGIMLAYLLGLFVNWRMLAVLGILPCTILIPGLFFIPESPRWLAKMGMTEEFEASLQVLRGFDTDISIEVNEIKRSVASTSKRTTIRFSDLKRKRYWFPLTIGIGLLVLQQLSGINGVFFYSSNIFESAGLSSSNVATLGLGVIQVLATGITTWLVDKAGRKLLLIISSTGMTLSLLLVAIAFYLEDLVSEDSSIFGILSLVGLVALVISFSLGVGAIPWLIMSEILPVNIKGLAGSIATLANWLTSWVITMTANLLLTWSSGGTFTIYTLVSAFTVVFVSLWVPETKGRTLEEIQSSFR; encoded by the exons ATGATTGGGGCAATTGCAAGTGGTCAAATTTCAGAGTACATTGGGCGTAAAGGG TCACTTATGATTGCCGCAATCCCTAATATAATCGGATGGCTAGCAATATCCTTTGCCAAA GATGTGTCGTTTTTATACATGGGAAGGTTGTTGGAAGGATTTGGCGTCGGTATTATATCTTACACG GTACCAGTATATATAGCTGAGATATCACCACAAAACATGAGGGGATCCCTTGGGTCTGTTAACCAG CTCGCGGTGACTACTGGAATAATGCTGGCTTATCTATTGGGTCTGTTTGTCAACTGGAGGATGCTTGCAGTTTTAG GAATTTTGCCATGTACAATATTGATTCCTGGCTTATTTTTCATACCAGAATCTCCTCGGTGGCTG GCCAAAATGGGGATGACCGAAGAATTTGAAGCCTCATTGCAAGTTTTACGGGGGTTTGATACAGACATTTCTATTGAAGTGAATGAAATCAAG AGATCTGTAGCATCAACAAGCAAAAGAACCACAATCCGGTTTTCAGAtctcaagagaaagagatactGGTTTCCTTTAACG ATAGGAATTGGATTACTTGTGCTACAGCAACTCAGTGGTATCAATGGCGTTTTTTTCTATTCAAGTAACATCTTTGAAAGTGCTG GGCTATCATCAAGTAATGTTGCAACTCTTGGACTTGGGGTTATTCAG GTTCTTGCTACTGGGATCACAACTTGGTTGGTGGACAAAGCTGGCCGCAAGCTGCTTCTTATT ATATCATCCACTGGAATGACTCTAAGCCTTCTCCTTGTTGCAATTGCATTTTATCTAGAG GACCTTGTATCAGAAGATTCTAGCATTTTTGGGATACTGTCACTCGTAGGGCTTGTG GCTTTGGTGATTTCATTCTCTCTGGGGGTTGGAGCTATTCCTTGGCTTATAATGTCTGAG ATACTTCCCGTGAACATTAAGGGCCTTGCTGGCAGCATAGCAACATTGGCAAATTGGCTAACATCTTGGGTGATCACAATGACTGCAAACTTACTCTTGACTTGGAGTAGTGGAG GTACCTTCACGATTTACACATTGGTTTCTGCTTTTACTGTTGTCTTTGTGTCACTTTGGGTTCCTGAGACTAAAGGAAGAACTCTGGAAGAGATTCAGTCGTCGTTTAGATGA
- the LOC126732522 gene encoding uncharacterized protein LOC126732522 isoform X1 — MLPLLRCSLRPSLKLSTERKEAKTLKTVREKELDMVNLVAALRPTLHGLMKMAGVQPYIVEIEPGTVMNFWVPLETLKKKPTKKGYKPVVVLVHGFFSDGIMTWLFQVVALTKQYSVYIPDLLFFGGSITDKTDRSPSFQAECLVAGLRKLGVERCTVVGFSYGGTVAFKMAELHADLVEAVVVSGSVIELTDSTNETMLQNLGYSSVSDMLLPTSVKGLKALLSVGAQKKLWFPDRLHKDFLEVMFTNRKGRGELLEGLVISNKDTKVPNFPQKIHLLWGKNDQIFNLKLAQNMKGQLGENASFQGIPKAGHLVHLERPCVYNRCLKQFLASLHANKAQK; from the exons ATGCTGCCGCTGCTCCGGTGCTCCCTCCGaccctccctcaag TTATCAACAGAGAGAAAAGAAGCAAAGACACTTAAAACtgtgagagaaaaagaactTGATATGGTGAACCTTGTGGCTGCACTGAGGCCCACGTTGCATGGGCTAATGAAGATGGCAGGTGTGCAACCCTACATAGTGGAGATCGAACCAGGCACGGTCATGAACTTCTGGGTCCCCCTAGAGACCCTGAAGAAGAAACCCACTAAAAAGGGTTACAAGCCCGTGGTGGTCCTAGTCCACGGCTTCTTCTCTGACGGCATAATGACTTGGCTATTCCAGGTTGTTGCTCTAACCAAACAATACTCAGTTTATATACCGGACCTCCTCTTCTTCGGTGGCTCTATCACCGACAAAACCGACAGGTCACCGAGTTTCCAAGCGGAGTGTTTGGTTGCGGGGTTAAGGAAGCTCGGGGTGGAGAGGTGCACTGTGGTTGGGTTTAGCTATGGTGGGACGGTAGCGTTTAAAATGGCTGAGCTGCATGCAGATTTGGTTGAGGCCGTGGTGGTGTCCGGTTCGGTCATAGAGCTGACTGACTCCACCAATGAAACAATGCTGCAAAACCTTGGGTATTCTTCTGTTTCGGATATGTTGTTGCCTACTTCCGTTAAGGGTTTGAAAGCTCTTCTCTCTGTTGGTGCTCAGAAAAAGTTGTGGTTCCCAGATCGCCTTCACAAAGACTTCCTTGAG GTGATGTTCACCAACAGGAAGGGGAGAGGTGAACTCCTAGAAGGCTTAGTCATTAGCAACAAGGATACCAAGGTTCCCAATTTTCCACAG AAGATACATCTCTTATGGGGTAAGAATGATCAGATTTTCAACCTGAAGCTTGCCCAAAACATGAAAGG GCAACTTGGAGAAAATGCATCATTTCAAGGCATACCTAAGGCTGGTCACTTGGTTCACCTCGAACGGCCTTGCGTTTACAATAGGTGTTTGAAGCAATTCCTTGCCTCCTTGCACGCAAATAAAGCCCAAAAATGA